The segment GGACAATCGACAAGGTGATGTTCGAGCTCAAGTGATCCGAGGTCGTGCACGCCACGGCGATCCCCACCCATCATCGACCCCAGCAACATCGACCCCAACAACCACGAGAACGCCCCATGTCCCGACTGTCGACCGCTCGCGTTCCCCTCGCGATCGCCGTCTTGCTGCTGGTCCCGGCCATCGCCCCGTCGCAGGAGGTCTTGCCCCGGCCCGAGGAGCCGTTTCGGGGGAAGATCGGCCTGACGTACAAGGACTCCGAGCCGGTCAAGCCCGAGCTGAAGGTCCCGGCAACGTTCGGTCTGCAAGAGCCGCCGAACATCCTGATTGTGCTGCTCGATGACGTGGGCTACGGCCAGATGGGCACGTTCGGGGGCGGCATTCCGACCCCGACCCTGGACCGCGTCGCGGCCAACGGGCTGCGGTATACCCGGTTCCACACGACGGCCCTCTGCTCGCCGACCCGGGCGGCGCTCTTGACCGGCCGGAATCACCATTCCGTCGGCACGGGTGTCATCGGTGAGGCCGGCACAGGGTTCCCCGGCTATAGCGGGATCATCCCGGCCAGCGCGGCGACCTTCGCGGAGGTCCTGCGCGAGTACGGCTACGCCAATGCCTGGTTCGGCAAGAACCACAACGTCCCCGACTGGGAAACCAGCCTCGTCGGCCCGTTCGACCGTTGGTCCGACGGGCTGGGTTTCGATTACTTCTACGGCTTCGTCGGTGGCGATACCGACCAGTACAGCCCGGCCCTGGTCGAGGGCAGGAAGCGGATGGAGGCCCCGGAGACGAATGAGGACGGCTCGCCGTATCACCTCACCACCGACCTTGCCGATCACGCCATCCGGACCTTCCGGGCCTCCAAGGCCGTGGCACCGCAGCGTCCCGTGTTCCTCTACTTCGCCCCCGGCGCCACCCATGCCCCCCACCAGGCGCCAGAGGATTGGATCGAGAAGTTCAAGGGCCAGTTTGATCTGGGCTGGGATGCCTACCGCGAGCAGACGTTCGCCCGCCAGAAGGCGTTGGGCGTCGTCCCGCAGGACGCGAAGCTCACCCCCCGCCCGGACTCGCTCCCGGCCTGGGACGCGCTCCCCGAGAACGAACGCAAGGTCTACGCCCGCATGATGGAGGTCTTCGCCGCTTTCACCGCGCACGCGGATCACGAGGTCGGCCGGATCGTCGACGCGATTGAGCAGGCCGGGGAACTGGACAACACCCTGATCCTCTACATGGCCGGCGACAACGGCTCCAGCGCCGAGGGGGGCCTGAACGGCCTGCTCAACGAGATGACCTTCTTCAACGGCATCCCCGAGCCGCTGGAGCTGAAGCTCGCCGCCCTCGACACCCTCGGCGGCGACCTGCACTACAATCACTTCCCGGCCGCCTGGGCCTGGGCGATGGACACCCCGTTCCAGTGGACGAAGCAGATCGCCAGCCACTTCGGCGGCACCCGGAACGGCCTGGCCATCTCCTGGCCGAAGGGGATCAAGGCCCGCGGCGAGATCCGAGACCAGTTCCACCACGTCATCGACATCGCGCCGACGATCCTCGAAGTGGTGGGGGTCGAATTCCCCTCGCAGTTCAACGGTGTGGCGCAGAAGCCGATCGAGGGCGTGAGCATGGCCTACACGTTCGACGACGCCGACGCCCCCGATCGTCGAACGACCCAGTATTTCGAGATGCTCGGAAACCAGGGGATCTATCACGATGGCTGGATGGCCAGCGCGATCCGGGCCATTCCCTGGCTGAGCGAGCCCGAACCGGCCGACCTGCTCGACATGCCCTGGGAGCTTTACCACGTCGACGAGGACTTCAGCCAGGCGGTGGACCTCGCCGCCGAACACCCGGAGAAGCTCGACGAGCTGGTCAAGCTCTTCTTCGCTCAGGCGGCGCGATACGACGTTCTGCCGCTCGACGATCGCAGGACCGAACGCCTGAACGTTGCGAACCGACCGAGCCTCACGGAGGGCCGGACCTCGTTCACCTATCCGAACCTGCTCCGCCTGACCGAGGGGGCCTCTCCCGACCTCAAGCACCGGAGCCATACGATCACGGCCCGGGTGGGGATCCCCGAGGGCGGTGCCGAGGGGATGCTCTTCACCCAGGGGGGGCGTTTCGCCGGGTATGGACTGTTCGTCCAGGGCGGGAAGCTTGTCTATCACTACAACCTTGCCGGCGTCGAGCGTTACACGATTGCGTCCGACGAACCGATCCCGACGGGGGACGTCACCCTCAAGGCCGTCTACGAGACCGACGCCGACCAGCCCTTCGCCGGGGCGACCGTCAGCTTGTTTGCCGACGACCGGAAGATCGGCGAGGGCCGCGTCGAGAAGTCGATCCCGAACCGCGTGACACTCGACGAGACGCTCGACATCGGCTTCGATACGGGGACGCCGGTCACCGAGGACTATGCCGTGCCCTTCCGCTTTTCCGGAAGGCTCGACGCCGTGACCATCGAACTGAATTGAAAATGTTCGAGAAGGCCCACCCGGTCGCCTCGCGGAGTGGCAACCCGCGAGGCGACCGGACACCGGCGGAGCCCGGTCCAACCCGAATACGGCTTCTTGTCTGCGGATGGGGCTGACTTTGACGGTCTTGCCGTTTTTCCTCAATTTTGGGGCGAGTCCTCCCGATCTTTCCTGGAGTCAATCCCTCTCGATGCCGGAACGCGGGGGCTGGGGCCATTGGCGCGGCCAGACGCGTGGGGGTGCCGCACCCAATGAGGGCCGACGGGAATCGGGCTTTGCGGTGCCGGTCTGGTCAACGCTCTTCAAGAAAAGGACTCGATCATGGTCCGTTTGAGCGACCTGCGGTGCGTGGCCGTCCTCGTCCTGTTGGCCGTCTGCACGGGCCAAGCCGGGGCTCAGGGGGTGGTTTCTCCGGGGGCAGGGCCGATCAACCGCGCGATGGCCGGTGCCTCGACGGCGGCCCCTGTCGACTTCGGCGCCAGCTACTGGAACCCGGCGACGCTGAGCTTCCTGGAACGGGACGAGGTCCTGTTCGGCTCGGAGTTGATCATCCCGAGCATCCACTATTCGGGGGCCCTCCCGGCGGGATCGATCAACGGTGTCTTCCCGACGACCAGCCGTTTCGGCACCTCACGCAGCGACAGCGGGGTGGCGAGTAACATTGCGGTCGGCGGGTCGTTCCGGCTCCGCCCCGAGTCGCCGTTCACGATGGGCCTCGGGATCTTCGGTCTGGTCGGGGGGAACGTAAACTTCGCCGGGAATTACATGACCCCGCCCCTTGGCCCCCGGCAGCCCCCTGAGTACTTCGGGCTGGGGCCGATCTATGCGAATACGGCGTTGCTCGCGATCAAGCCGATGGCGTCGTACCGGGCGAGCGACCGCCTCTCGGTCGCCCTGGCTCCCGTGATCACGACCGGCACTGTCCAGTTCAGCCCGGCCTTCTTCGCGCCTGGCCCCCCGGACCAGTTCGGTGTCGCGACGTTCCCGCCCGCCACCAATGCCCGGCCCTTCTGGGGAGCCGGCTTTGAGATCGGCCTCTTTTACGAGCTGACCCCCTCGTGGAACGTCGGCTTCTCGTACAAGAGCCCGATCTGGCAGGAGAAATGGTCGTATAACAGCTTCAATCCCGACCTGTCTCCCCGCCGGATCGGCATCCAGGCCGAGGTCCCGGCCATCTACTCGTGGGGCGTTGCCTACAAGGGGATCGATCGGCTCCTGATCGATGTCGACCTGCGCTATTTCGACTACGGTAATGCCGCGCTCTGGGGGGATTCGCTCCAGAGCGGCGGTCTGAACTGGAACAGCATCTTCGCCGTCGCGGTCGGTGGGCAGTATCAGCTTACGGAACGCCTCACGCTCCGCGGCGGCTACCTGTTCAACGAGAATCCGATCAACGAGGTCCAGACGCTGTTCAATGTCCAGGCGCCGGGGTTCCTCCAGCACTCGCTGTCCCTGGGTGCCTCCCTCCGCCTGAACGAGAACATCGTCTTCTCGGCCGGCTGGGTTCATGCGTTCCGCAACGACATTGAAGGGCCAATCGCCCAGATTCCCGGCTCCAGCGCCCGGATGGATGGCCAGGTCGACTCGATCCTCGCCGGCCTGACGATCCAGTACGGGGCGCCGAAGAACCCGGCCCGAAGCGCTGCCGGAGGGGAGGCCGGATCTCCGGTTGCCGCCTCGTACTGACGCGATCAGCGTTCCGGCGCGGTCAGGTCGGCG is part of the Tautonia marina genome and harbors:
- a CDS encoding arylsulfatase, giving the protein MSRLSTARVPLAIAVLLLVPAIAPSQEVLPRPEEPFRGKIGLTYKDSEPVKPELKVPATFGLQEPPNILIVLLDDVGYGQMGTFGGGIPTPTLDRVAANGLRYTRFHTTALCSPTRAALLTGRNHHSVGTGVIGEAGTGFPGYSGIIPASAATFAEVLREYGYANAWFGKNHNVPDWETSLVGPFDRWSDGLGFDYFYGFVGGDTDQYSPALVEGRKRMEAPETNEDGSPYHLTTDLADHAIRTFRASKAVAPQRPVFLYFAPGATHAPHQAPEDWIEKFKGQFDLGWDAYREQTFARQKALGVVPQDAKLTPRPDSLPAWDALPENERKVYARMMEVFAAFTAHADHEVGRIVDAIEQAGELDNTLILYMAGDNGSSAEGGLNGLLNEMTFFNGIPEPLELKLAALDTLGGDLHYNHFPAAWAWAMDTPFQWTKQIASHFGGTRNGLAISWPKGIKARGEIRDQFHHVIDIAPTILEVVGVEFPSQFNGVAQKPIEGVSMAYTFDDADAPDRRTTQYFEMLGNQGIYHDGWMASAIRAIPWLSEPEPADLLDMPWELYHVDEDFSQAVDLAAEHPEKLDELVKLFFAQAARYDVLPLDDRRTERLNVANRPSLTEGRTSFTYPNLLRLTEGASPDLKHRSHTITARVGIPEGGAEGMLFTQGGRFAGYGLFVQGGKLVYHYNLAGVERYTIASDEPIPTGDVTLKAVYETDADQPFAGATVSLFADDRKIGEGRVEKSIPNRVTLDETLDIGFDTGTPVTEDYAVPFRFSGRLDAVTIELN
- a CDS encoding OmpP1/FadL family transporter encodes the protein MVRLSDLRCVAVLVLLAVCTGQAGAQGVVSPGAGPINRAMAGASTAAPVDFGASYWNPATLSFLERDEVLFGSELIIPSIHYSGALPAGSINGVFPTTSRFGTSRSDSGVASNIAVGGSFRLRPESPFTMGLGIFGLVGGNVNFAGNYMTPPLGPRQPPEYFGLGPIYANTALLAIKPMASYRASDRLSVALAPVITTGTVQFSPAFFAPGPPDQFGVATFPPATNARPFWGAGFEIGLFYELTPSWNVGFSYKSPIWQEKWSYNSFNPDLSPRRIGIQAEVPAIYSWGVAYKGIDRLLIDVDLRYFDYGNAALWGDSLQSGGLNWNSIFAVAVGGQYQLTERLTLRGGYLFNENPINEVQTLFNVQAPGFLQHSLSLGASLRLNENIVFSAGWVHAFRNDIEGPIAQIPGSSARMDGQVDSILAGLTIQYGAPKNPARSAAGGEAGSPVAASY